One window from the genome of Desulfuribacillus alkaliarsenatis encodes:
- the rpoB gene encoding DNA-directed RNA polymerase subunit beta, with the protein MAGNLVTYGKRQRRSYASIKEVLELPNLIEIQQASYRWFLESGLREMFEDISPIQDFTGNLVLEFIDYQLGEPKYSVDESKERDATYAAPLRVKVRLINKETGEVKEQEVFMGDFPLMTDTGTFVINGAERVIVSQLVRSPSVYFSLKNDKTGKETYTATVIPNRGAWLELEIDAKDIIYVRIDRTRKLPVTVLLRALGFGHDDAIVELFGDNQFIRNTLEKDSTENTEKALIEIYERLRPGEPPTVDNAKSLLYSRFLDPKRYDLANVGRYKINKKLHIKNRILNQKLAETIVNKETGEIIAEAGDMIDRRLLNRLIKHIEEGVLNTVAVANGGVLEDEEVQMHALKVFSPLEDGGMIQVLSNGDVDKKVKNITGADIIASINYFINLLQGVGHVDDIDHLGNRRLRTVGELLQNQFRIGLSRMERVVRERMSIQDVNAITPQALINIRPVIASIKEFFGSSQLSQFMDQTNPLAELTHKRRLSALGPGGLTRERAGFEVRDVHHSHYGRMCPIETPEGPNIGLINSLSSYARINEYGFIETPYRKVDQETNRVSAKIDYLTADEEDNFVVAQANAELADDGAFVNDQVICRYREEIQPVARDKIDYMDVSPKQVVSVATALIPFLENDDANRALMGSNMQRQAVPLLVTDAPRVGTGMEHKAAKDSGVVTTIRNKGIIEYVSAEEIRIRKLLDVDGKEVKGDLEVYKLQKFVRSNQGTCINQRPICKIGERVEPGDIIADGPATDQGELALGRNVVVAFMTWEGYNYEDAILLSERLVKEDVYTSIHIEEYESEARDTKLGPEEITRDIPNVSEDALKNLDEEGIIRIGAEIKPGDILVGKVTPKGVTELTAEERLLHAIFGEKAREVRDTSLRVPHGEEGIVVDVKVFTRENGDELPPGVNQLVRVYIAQKRKISVGDKMAGRHGNKGVIARVMPEEDMPFLPDGTPVEIVLNPLGVPSRMNIGQVLETHLGMAARAMGLYTATPVFDGATENDVFDALEEAGLSRDGKTELFDGRTGEMFESRVTVGVMYMLKLAHMVDDKIHARSTGPYSLVTQQPLGGKAQFGGQRFGEMEVWALEAYGASYTLQEILTVKSDDVIGRVKTYEAIVKGENVPEPGVPESFKVLIKELQSLGMDVKILSENEEEIVMREADDEEEESSEKLNLNIEVPEKDEKID; encoded by the coding sequence TTGGCGGGCAACTTAGTTACTTACGGAAAACGTCAACGAAGAAGCTATGCAAGCATTAAAGAGGTCTTAGAATTACCAAACCTCATTGAAATTCAACAGGCATCCTATCGATGGTTTTTAGAATCTGGACTGCGGGAAATGTTTGAAGATATTTCTCCGATACAGGATTTCACAGGAAATCTAGTCTTAGAATTTATTGACTATCAACTTGGAGAGCCTAAATACTCAGTAGATGAATCGAAGGAACGTGACGCTACATATGCGGCTCCGCTACGAGTGAAAGTTCGACTCATTAACAAGGAAACAGGAGAAGTTAAGGAGCAAGAAGTCTTTATGGGTGATTTTCCATTGATGACTGATACTGGAACTTTTGTTATTAATGGAGCTGAGCGTGTAATAGTCAGTCAGCTCGTTCGATCCCCGAGTGTGTACTTTAGCTTGAAGAACGACAAGACAGGAAAAGAAACATATACTGCAACCGTAATCCCAAATCGTGGGGCGTGGCTTGAACTAGAAATCGATGCAAAAGACATTATTTATGTTCGTATCGATCGCACGAGAAAGCTACCAGTTACGGTTCTTTTACGTGCTTTAGGTTTTGGGCATGACGATGCTATTGTCGAATTGTTTGGAGACAACCAGTTTATAAGAAATACCCTTGAGAAAGATAGCACGGAGAATACGGAGAAAGCATTAATTGAAATTTATGAACGCTTGCGTCCAGGAGAGCCTCCTACTGTTGATAATGCAAAGAGTCTTTTATATTCACGTTTCTTAGACCCTAAGCGTTATGATTTAGCTAACGTAGGAAGATACAAAATTAATAAAAAGCTTCATATTAAAAATCGTATACTCAATCAAAAACTAGCAGAGACAATAGTTAACAAAGAGACTGGTGAAATTATTGCAGAAGCTGGCGATATGATTGATAGAAGATTACTTAATAGACTTATTAAGCATATTGAAGAGGGCGTACTAAACACTGTAGCCGTTGCTAACGGTGGGGTGCTAGAGGATGAAGAAGTACAAATGCATGCTCTGAAGGTATTCTCACCTCTAGAAGATGGCGGTATGATTCAAGTACTTAGTAATGGTGACGTTGACAAAAAAGTCAAAAACATAACTGGCGCGGACATTATTGCATCTATTAACTACTTTATAAATCTATTACAGGGTGTCGGTCATGTAGATGATATTGACCACTTAGGTAATAGAAGACTTCGTACTGTTGGTGAATTACTACAGAATCAATTTAGAATTGGTCTGTCACGTATGGAGCGTGTTGTTAGGGAGCGTATGTCTATTCAGGACGTTAACGCTATTACACCACAGGCTTTAATCAACATACGACCAGTGATAGCGTCAATCAAAGAATTCTTTGGAAGCAGTCAGCTATCACAATTTATGGATCAAACAAATCCATTAGCAGAATTAACCCATAAGCGTCGTTTATCTGCCTTGGGGCCAGGTGGACTTACAAGGGAACGCGCGGGCTTTGAAGTACGTGACGTTCATCATTCCCATTATGGTAGAATGTGTCCAATTGAAACACCTGAGGGTCCAAATATCGGACTAATTAATTCACTATCGTCCTATGCACGTATTAACGAATACGGGTTTATTGAAACACCTTACCGTAAGGTAGATCAAGAAACAAATCGGGTTAGCGCGAAAATCGACTACCTGACAGCGGATGAAGAAGATAACTTTGTTGTTGCTCAGGCAAATGCTGAGCTAGCGGACGATGGTGCCTTTGTAAATGATCAGGTTATCTGCCGCTATCGTGAAGAAATCCAACCAGTTGCTAGGGATAAAATTGACTATATGGATGTTTCTCCAAAACAGGTTGTATCTGTAGCAACGGCGTTAATTCCGTTCTTAGAGAATGACGATGCCAACCGTGCCTTAATGGGATCAAACATGCAACGTCAGGCCGTTCCGTTATTAGTTACGGATGCGCCACGAGTAGGAACAGGTATGGAGCATAAAGCAGCCAAGGATTCTGGGGTTGTAACAACTATTAGAAATAAAGGAATTATTGAATATGTTTCAGCAGAAGAAATCCGTATACGAAAGCTGCTTGATGTAGACGGCAAAGAAGTAAAAGGAGACTTAGAGGTCTATAAGCTTCAGAAGTTTGTTCGTTCTAATCAAGGAACCTGCATTAACCAGCGCCCGATTTGCAAGATAGGAGAGCGTGTCGAGCCTGGAGATATTATTGCTGATGGTCCTGCTACAGATCAAGGAGAATTAGCCCTTGGTCGAAACGTAGTAGTTGCCTTTATGACATGGGAAGGTTATAACTACGAGGACGCAATACTACTATCTGAGAGACTAGTGAAAGAAGATGTCTATACCTCTATACACATAGAAGAATATGAATCTGAGGCAAGGGACACGAAGCTAGGTCCTGAGGAAATCACTAGAGACATTCCAAACGTAAGTGAAGATGCACTGAAGAACCTTGACGAAGAGGGAATTATTCGAATTGGTGCTGAGATTAAGCCGGGAGACATTCTTGTCGGTAAAGTTACACCTAAGGGGGTAACAGAATTAACGGCAGAGGAACGCTTATTACACGCTATCTTCGGAGAGAAAGCAAGGGAAGTCAGGGATACATCACTACGAGTACCACATGGTGAAGAGGGTATAGTGGTAGATGTTAAGGTCTTTACTCGTGAGAACGGTGATGAGTTACCACCAGGAGTTAACCAGCTTGTACGTGTTTATATAGCACAAAAGCGTAAAATCTCAGTTGGTGACAAAATGGCTGGTCGTCACGGTAACAAAGGTGTAATTGCTAGGGTTATGCCAGAAGAGGATATGCCGTTTTTACCAGACGGTACACCAGTAGAAATAGTTCTTAACCCATTAGGGGTACCATCGCGTATGAACATCGGGCAGGTTTTAGAGACACATCTTGGAATGGCAGCTAGAGCAATGGGATTATATACGGCAACACCAGTATTTGATGGTGCTACAGAGAATGACGTGTTTGATGCCTTAGAAGAGGCTGGATTATCCAGAGATGGTAAGACTGAGCTATTTGATGGACGTACAGGCGAGATGTTTGAGAGTCGCGTCACAGTTGGTGTAATGTATATGTTGAAGCTTGCTCACATGGTTGACGACAAAATCCACGCTCGTTCTACAGGACCATACTCATTAGTAACGCAGCAACCACTTGGTGGTAAAGCTCAATTTGGTGGACAGCGTTTTGGAGAGATGGAGGTATGGGCCTTAGAAGCCTATGGTGCATCATATACACTACAAGAGATATTGACAGTTAAATCGGATGATGTAATCGGACGTGTTAAGACCTATGAAGCCATTGTAAAAGGTGAGAATGTTCCAGAACCAGGCGTACCAGAGTCCTTTAAGGTATTAATTAAAGAGCTTCAAAGCTTAGGTATGGACGTCAAAATATTATCCGAAAACGAAGAAGAAATCGTTATGCGTGAAGCCGATGACGAAGAAGAGGAATCTTCAGAAAAGTTAAACTTGAACATTGAAGTCCCAGAGAAGGATGAAAAAATAGATTAA